ACCATTCCCTAGAACCAGAATTTACCGCTGCTGCGGCCAGTTTCGTTCCACCAAAATCCAGCGCTAAAATTAACGTCATCATTTCCTCCAAACATTCCCAAGAAAAACAGATAAATATCCTGAAACTAGTCAAAAGCTGATAGCGTCAAACAATAGAAAATATCTTTGTGGAAGTTACAGCTTGAAAACCCCGTCTAATTACTGGCAATTATCACCCTATCTCCGACCCCATTGGCAAAACATCACCAAGGGATTTATTGGAATTATCGGTTATGTCCTGGCGACTTTAACCCTAATTAATCTCGCGGGTAGATTGGCAACTCCCTTTAGTGAAGGTAATGTAGTAGCGATCGCGCAATTAGCCGGAATCCTGGTTTTAGTATTTCTCGTGCGGGGCTTTTTTCAGTCTGTGCAAGATATGTACATGGCTAAAGTGGCTTTAAGGGTGGCTTTTGACCTCCGCAAGCGGGTTTACTCCCATTTGCAAAAACTGGATCTCAGTTATTTTGAAACAGCAAAAGCCGGTGATTTATCTTACCGCCTCACCGAAGATATTGACCGAGTTGGGGAAGTTGTGAATAAAGTATTTCACGACTTTATCCCCTGCATTTTGCAATTGCTAGCTATACCCATCTACATGATTTACCTGAATTGGCAATTGACACTAGCTACAGTGGTGATTGCGCCAATCATGGGTATTTTAATTGGCTGGTTTGGGGAAAGGTTACGGAAGTATTCCCTCAAAAGTCAAAATCGTGTTTCTGGGTTATCGGCAATTCTCACCGAAGTATTTAGTGGTATCCGTTTAGTACAAGCCTTCGCTGCTGAAAACTATGAAATCGCTCGATTTAGCAATGAAGCTGAACAGAGTTTTAAAGCCAAATACTCTGCCGAACGCCTAAAAGCAATTCAAATACCGATAGTGGGCTTTCTAGAAGCTTTAAGTGCAGTATCTTTAGTAATAGTGGGAACATGGCAAATTTCCCAAAATAACTTAACGGTGGAAGCGTTTTTTAGTTACTTAACTGCGGCAGCATTGTTAATTGATCCTATTGGTCATACTACTAATAATTACAACGAGTTTAAACAAGGCGAGGCATCGGTTGACCGCGTTTTTGAATTGATGGCTATTCAACCAATCGTATTAGAAAAGCCGAATGCGATCGCCTTACCACCAGTTAAAGGTAAAGTAGAATATCGTCATGTTTCCTTTGCCTACAAACCCGGTGAACCTGTATTAAAAGATATCAGTTTATTGGCATTACCAGGAGAAGCGATCGCCTTAGTTGGTGCTTCCGGTGCTGGTAAAACCACCTTTATGAATTTACTTCCCCGCTTTTATGATCCAGAAGCCGGTGAAATTTTGATTGACGGTGTAGATATTCGCGATGTGAAACTTCAGAGTTTGCGGCGACAAATTGGGATTGTTCCCCAAGAAACCGTGATGTTTTCCGGGACAATAGCCCAAAATATTGCCTTTGGACAAAATTCCTTTGACATGGAAGCAGTTGCAGAAGCCGCTAAAATTGCCAACGCCCACCAATTTATTACTCAGTTACCAGAAGGTTACTATACCTGGGTGGGAGAGAGAGGAATCAATTTATCTGGTGGACAACGCCAAAGAATTGCGATCGCCCGTGCGGTATTTCTCAACCCGCAAATCCTGATATTAGACGAAGCCACATCCGCCTTAGATTCCGAATCAGAAGCCTTAGTACAAGAAGCCTTAGAAAGACTAATGCAGAATCGGACAGTATTTATTATTGCTCACCGTTTAAGCACAGTCCGAAGATGCGATCGCATATTAGTTCTCGAACGGGGACAAATTGTAGAATCAGGAACCCACGAAGAACTGCTAAAACTTGAGCAACGCTACGCGCGATTTTACGCTCAACAATTTAGTTAGGAATGGGGAATAGGAAGCAATACAGTTCAGTTAAGAATTTCTTCCTTCTCTTTCTTTACTTTGCGTCCTTGGCGTTCTTCTCCCAAAGGGAGAGGCTAGCGCCAAGGCGGTTCGTTAAAAAAAAGAGTCTTAGTTCTAACTTAAATACGTTCAGTTAAGGACGGGACTTACCCAAAATTAAGAAAAAACGAACCACAAAGGGCGCAAAGGACACGAAGGAATAAGAGTCTGAAAGAGTTTTTGCGTAA
This genomic interval from Nodularia sp. LEGE 06071 contains the following:
- a CDS encoding ABC transporter ATP-binding protein; its protein translation is MKTPSNYWQLSPYLRPHWQNITKGFIGIIGYVLATLTLINLAGRLATPFSEGNVVAIAQLAGILVLVFLVRGFFQSVQDMYMAKVALRVAFDLRKRVYSHLQKLDLSYFETAKAGDLSYRLTEDIDRVGEVVNKVFHDFIPCILQLLAIPIYMIYLNWQLTLATVVIAPIMGILIGWFGERLRKYSLKSQNRVSGLSAILTEVFSGIRLVQAFAAENYEIARFSNEAEQSFKAKYSAERLKAIQIPIVGFLEALSAVSLVIVGTWQISQNNLTVEAFFSYLTAAALLIDPIGHTTNNYNEFKQGEASVDRVFELMAIQPIVLEKPNAIALPPVKGKVEYRHVSFAYKPGEPVLKDISLLALPGEAIALVGASGAGKTTFMNLLPRFYDPEAGEILIDGVDIRDVKLQSLRRQIGIVPQETVMFSGTIAQNIAFGQNSFDMEAVAEAAKIANAHQFITQLPEGYYTWVGERGINLSGGQRQRIAIARAVFLNPQILILDEATSALDSESEALVQEALERLMQNRTVFIIAHRLSTVRRCDRILVLERGQIVESGTHEELLKLEQRYARFYAQQFS